In a genomic window of Flavobacterium sp. KACC 22761:
- a CDS encoding NADH-quinone oxidoreductase subunit N: MNTLIAITGLGIFCLLFEILNFRKGIVPFTILGLLGVLALNYYEFGSTASYYNNMIVVSKFSTAFSSLFIILTIFLVALSHNFYENHQTKISDYIAIKVFLLAGSVAMVSFGNLAMFFLGIEILSIALYILAASDRLNIKSNEAGMKYFLMGSFASGIILFGICLIYGAMGTFDVTEIFESSLSAELPIWFPIGMVLMTIGMFFKIAAVPFHFWAPDVYEGSPALTTALMSTLAKVVAMATLYKLVAGLNLIPSLENQDMLGTFEHIIVIISIASMTVGNIMALRQVNVKRMLAFSGISHAGFMLMTFLTIATSAGVLLYYAAAYALAGIAAFSVILYVCKNQDNEDITNFHGLGKTNPLLAAILTGSLLSMAGIPIFSGFFAKLFLFNQTIQSGYIALVIVAVINSIISVGYYFKLILAMYSKEPNEERTGKPFLIYAVAVVSITLNIVLGLFPSLVLDLLS, encoded by the coding sequence ATGAATACATTAATAGCTATAACAGGATTGGGTATTTTTTGCCTATTGTTTGAAATTCTAAATTTTAGAAAAGGCATTGTTCCGTTTACCATTTTAGGTTTATTAGGAGTTTTGGCACTTAACTATTATGAATTTGGATCAACAGCAAGTTATTATAACAATATGATTGTGGTGAGCAAGTTCTCTACTGCATTTTCATCATTGTTTATTATTTTGACCATTTTCCTTGTAGCGTTAAGCCACAATTTCTACGAAAATCATCAAACAAAGATCTCTGATTATATTGCTATAAAAGTATTTTTATTAGCTGGATCTGTTGCGATGGTTTCTTTCGGAAACTTGGCAATGTTTTTCCTAGGAATCGAAATCTTGTCAATTGCATTATATATTCTTGCGGCGAGCGATCGTTTGAACATAAAAAGTAATGAAGCAGGTATGAAATATTTCTTGATGGGATCTTTCGCATCAGGAATCATTTTATTCGGTATCTGTTTGATTTACGGAGCTATGGGAACTTTTGATGTGACTGAAATTTTCGAAAGCTCTCTTTCTGCTGAATTGCCAATCTGGTTTCCAATCGGGATGGTTTTAATGACCATCGGAATGTTTTTCAAAATCGCTGCTGTTCCATTCCATTTCTGGGCTCCAGATGTTTATGAAGGTTCTCCAGCGTTGACAACTGCTTTAATGAGTACTTTGGCTAAAGTGGTGGCTATGGCAACACTTTATAAATTAGTTGCCGGATTAAACCTGATTCCATCTTTAGAAAATCAAGATATGTTAGGAACATTTGAACATATTATTGTAATCATTTCAATTGCATCGATGACAGTCGGAAATATAATGGCATTGCGTCAGGTAAATGTAAAACGTATGTTGGCATTTTCTGGAATCTCACACGCAGGTTTCATGTTGATGACATTTTTAACTATTGCAACATCTGCAGGAGTTTTATTATACTATGCAGCTGCTTATGCATTGGCCGGAATTGCTGCATTTAGCGTTATTTTATATGTTTGCAAAAATCAAGACAACGAGGATATTACAAACTTTCATGGTTTAGGAAAAACAAATCCGTTATTGGCTGCAATCTTGACTGGTTCATTGTTGTCTATGGCCGGAATTCCAATTTTTTCTGGATTTTTTGCTAAATTATTCTTGTTCAACCAAACCATCCAATCGGGTTATATTGCTTTAGTTATTGTTGCTGTTATCAACTCTATCATCAGTGTTGGTTATTATTTCAAACTAATATTAGCAATGTATTCAAAAGAGCCAAATGAAGAGCGCACAGGAAAACCATTCCTTATTTATGCTGTAGCAGTGGTTTCAATCACTTTGAACATTGTTTTAGGTTTATTCCCTTCTTTGGTTTTAGATTTATTGAGCTAA
- a CDS encoding NADH-quinone oxidoreductase subunit M, with amino-acid sequence MNVSTILIILLIGAFATYFSGDKLASKVALLFSLAALGCSIVLLNNYAAGENISVINSWITQPKISFALNADGLALAMVLLTASLTPIIIFSSFGNEYKNAKAFYALILFMAFAMTGTFLAADGLLYYIFWELALIPIYFIALIWGNGDADERRKAVVKFFIYTLAGSLFMLTAFIYLYTKVQSFLIEDLYKLNLSADEQLWIFLAFFLAYAIKIPIIPFHTWQANVYQKAPTVGTMLLSGIMLKMGLYSVIRWQLPIAPLAAKEYMDIFIVLGIAGVIYGSIVALRQKDLKKLLAYSSLAHVGLIAAGTYTLTVDGFRGAVLQMIAHGFVVVGLFYAAEIIYRRFETREISSLGGIRTQSPKFTSMFLILVLASVALPTTFNFVGEFTVLYSLSQINIWFAVLGGTTIILGAYYMLKMFQNVMLGETNSKVFADVTVNEGISMIAIIAVLIFFGFYPKPITDLITPSLETILNVINKN; translated from the coding sequence ATGAACGTTTCTACTATATTAATTATACTTTTAATTGGTGCATTTGCCACTTATTTTTCTGGTGACAAACTAGCTTCAAAAGTTGCATTACTTTTTAGTTTAGCAGCTTTAGGATGTTCAATTGTATTATTGAATAATTATGCTGCAGGTGAAAATATCAGCGTAATCAACAGCTGGATTACACAACCAAAAATTTCTTTCGCTTTAAATGCTGACGGATTAGCTCTTGCAATGGTTTTATTGACAGCGTCTTTAACGCCTATTATTATATTCTCTTCTTTTGGGAATGAATATAAAAATGCAAAAGCTTTTTATGCTTTGATTTTATTTATGGCATTTGCAATGACAGGAACTTTCCTTGCTGCAGATGGTCTTTTATATTATATTTTCTGGGAATTAGCACTTATTCCAATTTACTTTATTGCTCTGATTTGGGGTAACGGTGATGCAGATGAAAGAAGAAAAGCAGTGGTTAAATTCTTTATTTACACACTTGCTGGTTCATTATTCATGTTAACAGCTTTTATCTATTTATATACAAAAGTGCAAAGTTTCTTAATTGAAGATTTATACAAATTGAATCTTTCTGCAGATGAGCAACTTTGGATATTCTTAGCTTTCTTCTTAGCTTATGCAATCAAAATTCCAATTATCCCTTTCCACACATGGCAGGCAAATGTGTACCAAAAAGCACCAACTGTTGGAACAATGCTTTTATCTGGTATCATGCTTAAAATGGGATTATACAGTGTAATTCGTTGGCAATTGCCAATTGCGCCATTGGCAGCAAAAGAATACATGGATATTTTCATTGTGTTAGGAATTGCTGGAGTGATCTATGGATCAATTGTAGCTTTGAGACAAAAAGATTTAAAGAAATTATTAGCTTATTCATCTTTAGCTCACGTTGGATTAATTGCTGCAGGAACTTATACTTTAACAGTTGATGGTTTCCGCGGAGCAGTTTTACAGATGATCGCTCACGGTTTTGTTGTAGTTGGATTGTTTTATGCTGCAGAAATCATTTACAGAAGATTTGAAACAAGAGAAATTTCTTCTTTAGGCGGTATTCGTACGCAATCTCCAAAATTTACTTCAATGTTCTTGATTTTGGTTTTGGCTTCGGTTGCTTTGCCTACTACATTTAACTTTGTTGGAGAGTTTACAGTATTGTACAGTTTATCTCAAATCAATATCTGGTTTGCTGTTTTGGGGGGAACTACTATTATTTTGGGCGCTTACTATATGCTTAAAATGTTTCAAAATGTAATGTTGGGAGAAACAAATTCAAAAGTTTTTGCTGATGTTACCGTTAACGAAGGTATTTCAATGATAGCAATTATTGCTGTTTTGATTTTCTTCGGATTTTATCCAAAACCAATAACCGATTTGATTACACCAAGTTTAGAAACGATTTTAAACGTTATCAATAAAAACTAA
- the nuoL gene encoding NADH-quinone oxidoreductase subunit L, producing MDINLALLLVLTPFLGFLINVFFGKSLGKSVSGAIGTVAVAISFIVTLLLFNQITSTGKAIEVSLFDWIQISNLKINLGFLLDQLSVLWLLFVTGIGSLIHLYSISYMHDDENMHKFFAYLNLFVFFMITLVIGSNLLVLFIGWEGVGLCSYLLIGFWHKNQDYNDAAKKAFIMNRIGDLGLLIGMFIIGSMFSTLDYATLKTAIAGASNLNLPLLSLAALCLFIGACGKSAQIPLYTWLPDAMAGPTPVSALIHAATMVTAGIFMVTRLNFVFDLATDVQTVIAVIGAITSLVAATIGLIQNDIKKVLAYSTVSQLGLMFLALGFGAYEIAVFHVITHAFFKACLFLGSGSVIHGLHGEQDMRNMGGLRKAMPITFWTMLISSLAISGFPLLSGFFSKDEILMTAFHHSIPLYVVGSIASIMTAFYMFRLMFLTFFKEFRGTEEQKHHLHESGSLITIPLIILAILAAFGGLISLPGNSWLNEYLAPLFTKAAGEEHHLGTTEYALMGVAVLGCLLGILIAYVKYFKQDNVPESDENITGVAKVLYNKYYVDELYDAVFVSPINGLSKIFRDYIETGLSALVFGLGKVANELSFQGKKLQTGSIGLYLFAFVLGLCAIVSYIFLAQ from the coding sequence ATGGATATTAATTTAGCTTTACTTTTAGTATTAACTCCTTTTTTAGGATTTTTAATCAATGTTTTCTTTGGAAAAAGCCTAGGAAAATCAGTTTCTGGAGCAATCGGAACTGTTGCTGTGGCAATTTCTTTCATCGTTACTCTTCTACTTTTTAATCAAATTACTTCGACTGGAAAAGCAATTGAAGTTTCTTTATTTGATTGGATTCAAATTAGCAACTTAAAAATCAATCTTGGATTTTTATTAGATCAATTATCTGTTCTTTGGTTACTTTTTGTAACTGGAATCGGATCTTTGATTCACTTATACTCTATCAGTTACATGCATGATGATGAAAATATGCACAAGTTTTTTGCGTATTTGAATTTATTCGTATTCTTTATGATTACACTTGTAATTGGAAGCAACTTATTAGTTCTTTTCATCGGATGGGAAGGTGTTGGACTTTGCTCTTACCTTTTAATTGGATTCTGGCATAAAAACCAAGATTACAATGATGCTGCAAAAAAAGCTTTCATCATGAACAGAATTGGAGATTTAGGTCTTTTAATTGGTATGTTCATCATTGGATCAATGTTTTCAACATTAGATTACGCCACTTTAAAAACTGCAATTGCTGGAGCTTCTAACTTAAATTTACCATTACTTTCTTTAGCTGCTTTATGCTTGTTTATTGGAGCTTGTGGTAAATCTGCTCAAATTCCGTTATACACTTGGTTGCCTGACGCGATGGCCGGACCAACTCCGGTTTCTGCATTGATTCACGCAGCTACAATGGTTACTGCTGGTATTTTCATGGTAACAAGATTAAACTTTGTTTTTGACCTTGCAACAGATGTTCAAACTGTTATTGCAGTTATTGGAGCAATTACTTCGTTAGTTGCGGCTACAATTGGTTTAATACAAAACGATATCAAAAAAGTATTGGCTTATTCTACAGTTTCACAATTAGGATTAATGTTTTTAGCATTAGGATTTGGAGCTTATGAAATAGCTGTTTTTCACGTAATCACACACGCTTTCTTCAAAGCTTGTTTATTCTTAGGTTCTGGATCTGTGATTCACGGATTACATGGAGAGCAAGATATGCGTAACATGGGAGGTTTGCGTAAAGCAATGCCAATTACGTTCTGGACGATGTTGATTTCTTCATTGGCAATTTCAGGTTTCCCTTTACTTTCAGGTTTCTTCTCTAAAGACGAAATTTTAATGACTGCTTTCCACCATAGTATTCCGTTATACGTTGTTGGATCTATTGCTTCAATCATGACAGCTTTCTATATGTTCCGTTTAATGTTCTTGACTTTCTTCAAAGAATTTAGAGGAACTGAAGAGCAAAAACATCACTTACACGAAAGTGGTTCATTAATTACTATTCCACTTATCATTTTAGCTATTCTTGCTGCGTTTGGTGGATTGATTAGTTTACCAGGCAACAGCTGGTTGAATGAGTATTTAGCTCCTCTTTTCACAAAAGCAGCTGGTGAAGAACACCATTTAGGCACAACTGAATATGCTTTAATGGGAGTTGCAGTATTAGGATGTTTACTAGGAATTTTAATTGCTTACGTAAAATACTTTAAACAAGATAATGTTCCTGAATCAGACGAAAATATTACTGGTGTAGCAAAAGTGCTATACAACAAATATTATGTTGATGAACTTTATGACGCTGTATTTGTAAGTCCGATAAACGGTTTATCAAAAATCTTTAGAGATTATATTGAAACTGGCTTATCAGCACTAGTTTTTGGATTAGGCAAAGTGGCGAATGAATTATCATTCCAAGGAAAAAAATTACAAACCGGAAGTATCGGATTATATCTTTTTGCCTTTGTTTTAGGACTTTGTGCAATTGTTTCCTATATATTTTTAGCTCAATAA
- the nuoK gene encoding NADH-quinone oxidoreductase subunit NuoK: MGNILNQIGIENYIFLSVVLFCIGVFGVLYRRNSIIVFMSIEIMLNAVNLLFVAFSTYHQDAQGQVFVFFSMAVAAAEVAVGLAILVSIFRNIGSISIDNLKNLKG, translated from the coding sequence ATGGGTAATATATTAAATCAAATAGGTATTGAAAATTACATCTTTTTAAGTGTTGTACTTTTTTGTATTGGTGTTTTTGGTGTGTTATACAGACGAAATTCTATCATTGTTTTTATGTCTATCGAGATTATGCTGAATGCAGTTAACCTTTTATTTGTAGCTTTTTCGACTTATCATCAAGATGCACAGGGACAAGTTTTCGTATTCTTTTCGATGGCCGTTGCTGCTGCCGAAGTTGCAGTTGGATTAGCGATTCTGGTTTCTATTTTCAGAAACATTGGCTCAATTAGTATCGATAACTTAAAAAATTTAAAAGGATAA
- a CDS encoding NADH-quinone oxidoreductase subunit J, whose protein sequence is MIHIPDLANATPVGVIFCILAFITVITAFLTIFSRNPIHSAIYLVICFFSIGGHYLLLNSQFLAIVHIIVYAGAIMILFLFTIMLMNLNEQKDVHRPRITRLGAIVSFCLIVIVLIAIFINSKPIVGDYDSTGEDFQSIKVLGKILLNEYMVPFEFASVLLLVAMIGTVLLSKKEKLNK, encoded by the coding sequence ATGATACACATTCCAGATCTTGCAAACGCAACTCCTGTAGGAGTGATATTTTGTATCTTAGCGTTTATTACTGTAATTACTGCTTTCTTGACTATTTTTAGCAGAAACCCAATTCACTCCGCTATTTACTTGGTGATTTGTTTCTTCTCGATTGGTGGTCATTATTTATTATTAAACTCTCAATTCTTAGCAATTGTACATATCATCGTTTACGCTGGAGCAATTATGATTTTGTTCCTGTTTACGATCATGTTAATGAACTTAAACGAACAAAAAGATGTACACCGACCACGAATTACGCGATTGGGTGCGATTGTTTCTTTCTGTTTGATTGTTATTGTTTTAATCGCAATCTTCATCAACTCTAAACCAATTGTAGGTGATTACGATTCAACAGGAGAAGATTTCCAATCGATTAAAGTATTGGGTAAAATATTATTGAACGAATATATGGTACCATTTGAATTTGCTTCAGTTTTACTTTTAGTTGCAATGATTGGAACTGTATTATTGTCTAAAAAAGAAAAATTAAATAAGTAA
- a CDS encoding NuoI/complex I 23 kDa subunit family protein, translating to MSIETISLSGRKKVVSNKDMTFLERLYLVAIVKGLLITIKHFFRKKATIHYPEQERERSAVYRGQHMLKRDEQGRENCTACGLCALSCPAEAITMKAAERKADEKHLYREEKYAEIYEINMLRCIFCGLCEEACPKDAIYLTESKVLVPASYDREDFIFGKDKLVMPLEMALKNSQLNNAN from the coding sequence ATGTCAATAGAAACTATATCATTATCGGGTAGAAAAAAAGTGGTGTCAAATAAGGACATGACTTTTTTGGAACGATTGTATCTTGTGGCAATTGTAAAAGGTTTATTGATTACCATTAAGCACTTTTTTAGAAAAAAGGCTACAATTCATTACCCAGAGCAAGAACGTGAAAGAAGTGCTGTTTACCGTGGTCAGCATATGCTAAAACGTGACGAACAAGGTCGCGAAAACTGTACTGCTTGTGGATTATGTGCTTTATCATGTCCAGCAGAAGCGATCACTATGAAAGCTGCTGAACGCAAAGCAGATGAAAAACACTTGTATAGAGAAGAAAAATACGCTGAGATTTATGAAATCAACATGCTTCGTTGTATTTTCTGTGGTTTGTGTGAAGAAGCTTGTCCGAAAGATGCAATTTACTTGACAGAATCTAAAGTTTTAGTTCCTGCAAGCTATGATAGAGAAGATTTCATTTTTGGAAAAGACAAACTTGTTATGCCTTTAGAAATGGCTTTGAAAAATTCACAACTTAATAACGCTAACTAA
- the nuoH gene encoding NADH-quinone oxidoreductase subunit NuoH — MESAFIIEKSVVIVVVFAVTMIMAMYSTWAERKVAAFLQDRVGPNRAGWGGLLQPLADGMKLFSKEEFFPNTPNRFLFIVGPAIAMSTALMTSAVIPWGDKLHLFGRDIILQATDVNIALLYIFGVLSVGVYGIMIGGWASNNKFSLMGAVRAASQMVSYEVAMGLSMIALLMMTGTMSLREMSLQQQGMNWNVFYQPLSFLIFLICSFAETNRTPFDLAECESELIGGYHTEYSSMKMGFYLFAEYASMFISATIISVLFFGGYNYPGMQWMVENVGVNTANLLGIAVLFVKICFFIFFYMWVRWTIPRFRYDQLMNLGWRILIPLSIINIMITGAVILRHDIATALGF, encoded by the coding sequence ATGGAAAGTGCATTTATTATAGAAAAAAGTGTTGTTATTGTTGTCGTTTTTGCGGTAACAATGATTATGGCAATGTATTCTACTTGGGCAGAACGTAAAGTTGCTGCTTTCTTGCAAGACCGTGTTGGACCAAACCGCGCCGGATGGGGAGGTTTATTACAACCACTTGCGGATGGTATGAAATTATTCTCTAAAGAAGAGTTTTTCCCAAACACGCCAAATAGATTTTTATTCATTGTAGGTCCTGCAATTGCTATGAGTACAGCCTTAATGACAAGCGCTGTAATTCCATGGGGAGATAAACTTCATCTTTTCGGAAGAGACATTATTCTTCAAGCAACTGATGTAAACATCGCTTTATTATACATTTTCGGAGTTCTTTCTGTTGGAGTTTACGGCATCATGATTGGTGGTTGGGCTTCTAACAATAAATTCTCATTAATGGGAGCAGTTCGTGCTGCTTCTCAAATGGTTTCTTATGAAGTTGCAATGGGGTTGTCAATGATTGCATTATTGATGATGACTGGAACAATGAGCTTAAGAGAAATGTCTTTACAACAACAAGGAATGAACTGGAATGTTTTTTATCAGCCATTATCATTCCTAATCTTCCTAATTTGTTCTTTTGCTGAAACTAACAGAACACCTTTCGACTTAGCAGAATGCGAAAGTGAGTTAATTGGAGGTTACCATACCGAATATTCATCCATGAAAATGGGATTCTATTTATTTGCTGAATATGCAAGTATGTTTATTTCAGCAACTATTATTTCTGTTTTATTCTTTGGAGGCTACAATTATCCTGGAATGCAATGGATGGTAGAAAATGTTGGTGTAAATACAGCTAATTTATTAGGAATTGCAGTTTTATTTGTAAAAATATGTTTCTTCATATTCTTTTACATGTGGGTACGTTGGACGATTCCAAGATTTAGATATGACCAATTAATGAACCTAGGCTGGAGAATTTTAATTCCGCTTTCGATTATTAATATCATGATTACAGGTGCTGTTATTTTAAGACACGATATCGCAACAGCTTTAGGATTCTAA
- a CDS encoding 2Fe-2S iron-sulfur cluster-binding protein, producing the protein MKVTIDGQSIDVEPGTTILQAARMIGGDLVPPAMCYYSKLKGSGGKCRCCLVEVSKGSEADPRPMPKLMASCVTGCMDGMEVNSKSSARVTEARKSVTEFLLINHPLDCPICDQAGECDLQNLSFEHGNPKSRFIEEKRTFEPEDIGPNIQLHMNRCILCQRCVQVADQLTDNRVHGVLDRGDHANISTGISKAIDNEFSGNMIDVCPVGALTDKTFRFKSRVWFNKPYNAHRECTTPGCCGKTTVWMFGGEIQRVTGRKDEYHEVEEFICNSCRFEHKNINDWVIEGPREFEKDSVINQNNYTQKLEKVEIDTEKNILLGRDIDRKKISMAAIPLTDKDQK; encoded by the coding sequence ATGAAAGTAACCATAGACGGTCAAAGTATAGACGTAGAGCCAGGAACAACGATCCTGCAGGCTGCACGTATGATTGGTGGAGATTTGGTGCCGCCAGCCATGTGCTATTACTCAAAATTAAAAGGCAGCGGTGGAAAATGCCGTTGTTGTTTAGTTGAAGTTTCAAAAGGAAGTGAAGCTGACCCTAGACCAATGCCAAAATTAATGGCATCTTGTGTAACAGGATGTATGGACGGAATGGAAGTAAACAGTAAATCTTCTGCCAGAGTTACCGAAGCCCGTAAATCTGTAACAGAATTTTTATTGATCAACCACCCATTAGACTGCCCAATTTGTGATCAAGCTGGAGAATGTGATCTTCAAAATTTAAGTTTTGAGCACGGTAATCCTAAATCACGTTTTATTGAAGAAAAAAGAACATTTGAGCCAGAAGATATTGGTCCAAATATTCAGCTGCATATGAACCGTTGTATTTTATGCCAAAGATGTGTACAAGTTGCAGATCAATTGACAGACAACAGAGTTCACGGAGTATTAGATCGTGGAGATCACGCTAATATCTCGACTGGTATTTCTAAAGCAATCGACAATGAGTTTTCTGGAAACATGATTGATGTTTGTCCGGTTGGAGCTTTAACAGACAAAACTTTCCGTTTTAAATCAAGAGTTTGGTTTAACAAACCTTACAATGCACACAGAGAATGTACAACACCAGGATGTTGCGGTAAAACTACCGTTTGGATGTTTGGTGGAGAAATTCAACGTGTAACTGGTCGTAAAGATGAATATCATGAAGTTGAAGAATTCATTTGCAACAGTTGTCGTTTTGAACACAAAAATATAAATGACTGGGTTATTGAAGGACCAAGAGAATTTGAAAAAGATTCTGTTATCAACCAAAATAACTACACTCAGAAATTAGAGAAAGTTGAAATCGATACTGAAAAGAATATCCTTTTAGGTAGAGATATTGACCGTAAAAAAATTAGTATGGCAGCAATTCCATTAACTGATAAAGATCAAAAATAG
- the nuoF gene encoding NADH-quinone oxidoreductase subunit NuoF yields the protein MSQKILLDKINIPGIKTYEVYRQNGGYASVEKALKTLTPDEVTEEVKKSGLRGRGGAGFPAGMKWSFIDKKSGRPRHLVCNADESEPGTFKDRFLMEYIPHLLIEGMITSSYALGANLSYIYIRGEYMWVFKILERAIAEAKAAGWLGKNILGTGYDLELYVHCGAGAYICGEETALIESLEGKRGNPRIKPPFPAVSGLWANPTVVNNVETIATVPWIVNNSGDDYAKIGVGRSTGTKLISASGNIKNPGVYEIELGLSVDEFMNSDEYLGGMSSSRPLKAFVPGGSSVPILPAELIFKTANGEDRLMTYESLSDGGFATGSMLGSGGFIVYDDTACIVRNTWNFARFYHHESCGQCTPCREGTGWLEKILWRIENGQGREEDIELLWSIQSKIEGNTICPLGDAASWPVAAAIRHFRDEFEYHVRFPEKIKNRDHFVAGPFSQVKHLVGGKIII from the coding sequence ATGTCACAAAAAATATTATTAGATAAAATCAATATTCCTGGAATCAAAACCTACGAAGTATATCGTCAAAATGGCGGTTATGCATCTGTAGAAAAAGCTTTAAAAACACTTACACCAGATGAAGTTACTGAAGAGGTAAAAAAATCAGGATTACGTGGCCGTGGTGGCGCGGGTTTCCCAGCCGGAATGAAATGGAGCTTTATTGACAAAAAATCAGGAAGACCAAGACACTTAGTGTGTAATGCCGACGAATCGGAGCCTGGAACATTTAAAGATCGTTTTTTGATGGAATATATTCCTCACTTATTGATCGAAGGAATGATCACTTCTAGCTACGCTTTGGGCGCTAACCTATCTTATATCTACATTCGTGGAGAATATATGTGGGTTTTCAAAATTTTAGAAAGAGCAATCGCCGAAGCAAAAGCTGCAGGGTGGTTAGGAAAAAATATATTAGGAACAGGTTATGATCTTGAGCTTTACGTACACTGTGGAGCTGGGGCATATATCTGTGGAGAAGAGACAGCTTTGATCGAATCATTGGAAGGTAAAAGAGGAAATCCTCGTATCAAACCACCTTTCCCAGCAGTTTCTGGTCTTTGGGCAAACCCAACCGTAGTAAACAATGTTGAAACTATTGCGACTGTGCCTTGGATCGTTAACAATTCTGGCGATGATTATGCTAAAATTGGTGTTGGCCGTTCAACTGGAACTAAATTAATTTCTGCTTCGGGGAATATTAAAAACCCTGGTGTTTATGAAATTGAATTAGGTTTAAGTGTAGACGAATTCATGAATTCTGATGAATATTTAGGAGGAATGTCTTCAAGCCGACCTTTGAAAGCTTTTGTTCCTGGAGGTTCTTCAGTGCCAATTTTGCCGGCTGAATTAATTTTCAAAACAGCAAATGGAGAAGACCGATTAATGACTTACGAATCTTTAAGTGACGGTGGTTTTGCTACCGGATCTATGTTAGGTTCTGGAGGATTTATTGTTTACGATGACACAGCTTGTATCGTTAGAAACACTTGGAACTTTGCTCGTTTCTACCACCACGAATCATGCGGACAATGTACACCTTGCCGTGAAGGAACTGGATGGTTGGAAAAAATCTTATGGAGAATCGAAAACGGTCAAGGCCGTGAAGAAGATATCGAATTGTTATGGAGCATTCAAAGCAAAATTGAAGGAAATACAATTTGTCCTCTAGGAGATGCCGCATCTTGGCCTGTTGCTGCTGCAATTCGTCACTTTAGAGATGAATTCGAATATCATGTTCGTTTCCCTGAAAAAATCAAAAATAGAGATCACTTTGTTGCTGGACCTTTTTCACAAGTTAAACACTTAGTAGGCGGTAAAATAATAATATAG
- a CDS encoding NAD(P)H-dependent oxidoreductase subunit E → MERKHYKQEINMTEALMTRINELISHYPEGKQKSALLPVLHEVQDAHNNWLSIELQDKVAEILQIKPIEVYEVVTFYTMFNQKPIGKYMFEFCQTSCCCLSGAENLMDYTSEKLGIKMGETTPDGMFTLAGVECLGACGYAPMMQLGDFYKEKLTEEKIDQLIADCRDDKIILHDK, encoded by the coding sequence ATGGAACGTAAACATTACAAACAAGAAATAAACATGACTGAAGCATTGATGACACGCATCAATGAATTAATCAGTCATTATCCTGAAGGCAAACAAAAATCGGCTTTATTGCCTGTTTTACATGAGGTTCAGGATGCACACAACAACTGGCTTAGTATTGAACTTCAAGACAAAGTTGCTGAGATTCTTCAGATAAAACCTATTGAGGTTTATGAAGTGGTTACTTTTTATACGATGTTCAACCAAAAGCCAATTGGCAAGTACATGTTTGAATTTTGCCAAACTTCTTGTTGTTGTTTAAGCGGTGCCGAAAATTTAATGGATTACACTTCTGAAAAATTAGGCATTAAAATGGGCGAAACAACTCCTGATGGAATGTTTACCCTTGCTGGTGTAGAATGTTTAGGCGCTTGCGGATATGCTCCGATGATGCAATTGGGAGATTTCTACAAAGAGAAATTGACAGAAGAGAAAATTGATCAGTTAATTGCTGATTGTAGAGATGATAAAATAATATTACACGATAAATAA